A part of Miscanthus floridulus cultivar M001 chromosome 6, ASM1932011v1, whole genome shotgun sequence genomic DNA contains:
- the LOC136461820 gene encoding LEAF RUST 10 DISEASE-RESISTANCEUS RECEPTOR-LIKE PROTEIN KINASE-like 2.5, translated as MMPAAAADGQGGEDCPPALCGNVTISFPFRLIPQGAKQTNCGGGIGFLVRCHNNHPPRLGYYQSEFSMQILRIFYHNRSLLIADRPHLQPYFDLSSHDGCRIPAANTSSVLVPPLSVSPVNQNLIFYNCTKPPSPGGVDLVETVCHTNTFVRAADGSSDESAGSYFLEGCTAAMVPVLGVSGKVNASNYQQLVWDGFLATWQWMPPPSGINGTGMKIAIIVSLSVAASLLLPCIYVLVWHRQSLNFFLSRRTSNTTERNIEALILSHGSLAPKRYKYSEVTKITSSLNNKLGEGGYGMVFKGRLDDGRLVAVKFLHDSKGDGKEFVNEVMSIGRTSHINIVSLFGFCLEGSKRALIYEYMPNGSLDKYIYSENPKAVLGWDKLYTIAIGIARGLEYLHHSCNTRIVHFDIKPQNILLDQNLHPKIADFGLAKLCRTKESMLSMTGARGTPGFIAPEVHSRTFGVVSTKSDVYSYGMMLLEMVGGRKNVKSVAQESSEKYFPHWIYDHFGQEDGLKTCEVTRENEEIARKMSVIGLWCIQILPMHRPTIGKVLEMFERGLDELDMPPRQNFSQIFNDPACSLNAESSSMIISGTKTQVSSELLKMKEISVVH; from the exons ATGATGCCTGCGGCGGCAGCAGATGGGCAAGGAGGAGAGGACTGCCCGCCCGCGCTATGCGGCAACGTGACCATCTCCTTCCCGTTTAGGCTCATCCCGCAGGGCGCCAAGCAGACCAACTGCGGCGGCGGGATTGGGTTCCTGGTTCGTTGCCATAACAATCACCCACCACGCCTCGGATACTATCAGAGCGAGTTCAGCATGCAGATCCTCAGAATCTTTTACCACAACCGCTCCTTGCTCATCGCCGATAGACCACACTTGCAGCCATATTTTGATTTGTCTAGCCACGACGGCTGCCGAATCCCGGCAGCTAACACCTCCTCCGTACTGGTTCCTCCGCTCTCGGTTAGTCCCGTCAATCAGAACCTCATCTTCTACAATTGCACTAAGCCGCCGTCGCCAGGTGGTGTGGACCTCGTGGAGACGGTGTGCCACACCAACACGTTTGTTCGTGCCGCCGATGGGAGTTCCGACGAGTCAGCCGGCAGCTACTTTTTGGAAGGCTGCACCGCTGCCATGGTGCCAGTGCTTGGAGTATCTGGCAAGGTGAACGCTAGCAACTACCAGCAACTCGTCTGGGACGGCTTCCTCGCGACATGGCAGTGGATGCCGCCGCCGTCAG GTATCAATGGGACTGGCATGAAGATAGCAATAATAG TTTCGCTTTCAGTAGCTGCAAGCTTGCTCCTACCATGTATATATGTGCTGGTATGGCATAGGCAAAGCCTAAATTTTTTCCTATCCAGAAGGACCAGCAACACCACAGAAAGGAACATTGAGGCCCTAATACTATCGCATGGATCACTAGCTCCAAAAAGGTACAAGTACTCAGAAGTAACAAAGATAACATCTTCCCTTAATAATAAGCTTGGGGAAGGTGGTTATGGCATGGTTTTCAAAGGAAGGTTAGATGATGGTCGTCTAGTTGCGGTGAAATTCCTGCATGACTCCAAAGGTGATGGCAAGGAGTTTGTTAACGAGGTTATGAGTATTGGCAGGACATCACACATTAATATTGTTAGCTTATTTGGGTTTTGTTTGGAAGGCTCAAAGCGAGCCCTAATATATGAGTATATGCCAAATGGTTCTTTGGATAAGTACATATACTCAGAGAATCCCAAGGCAGTTTTAGGATGGGACAAGCTCTATACCATAGCAATTGGGATTGCTCGAGGGTTGGAATACTTGCACCATAGTTGTAATACACGCATAGTCCATTTCGATATCAAGCCTCAAAATATCCTTCTGGATCAGAACTTGCACCCAAAGATTGCTGATTTTGGTTTGGCCAAGCTATGTCGTACCAAGGAGAGCATGCTTTCTATGACTGGTGCTAGAGGTACACCTGGGTTTATAGCTCCTGAAGTGCACTCTCGAACCTTCGGAGTTGTTTCAACAAAATCAGATGTTTATAGTTATGGAATGATGTTGCTAGAGATGGTTGGAGGGCGAAAAAATGTTAAATCAGTGGCTCAAGAGTCAAGTGAAAAGTATTTTCCACATTGGATTTATGACCACTTTGGTCAAGAGGATGGATTAAAGACATGTGAAGTAACACGTGAAAATGAAGAAATCGCCAGAAAAATGAGTGTGATTGGCCTATGGTGCATTCAAATATTGCCAATGCATCGTCCTACCATAGGAAAGGTCTTGGAAATGTTCGAGAGAGGTTTAGATGAACTGGACATGCCACCAAGGCAAAACTTCAGTCAAATATT CAACGATCCAGCTTGCAGTTTGAATGCAGAAAGTTCGAGCATGATTATTAGTGGTACGAAAACACAAGTTTCTAGTGAACTGCTAAAGATGAAGGAGATAAGCGTTGTGCATTAA